A genomic stretch from Halichoerus grypus chromosome 5, mHalGry1.hap1.1, whole genome shotgun sequence includes:
- the LRRC14 gene encoding leucine-rich repeat-containing protein 14 isoform X2 — protein MRWLLAWPSAMHTLVFLSTRQVLQCQPAACQALPLLPRELFPLLFKVAFMDKKTVVLRELVHTWPFPLLSFQQLLQECAHCSRALLQERPSTESMQAVILGLTARLHTPETEAGTQPLCRKHALRVLDMTGLLDDGVEQDPGTMSMWDCTAAVARTCIAQQQGGTAEPGLAPIPVEVRVDLRVNRASYAFLREALRSSVGSPLRLCCRDLRAEDLPMRNTVALLQLLDAGCLRRVDLRFNNLGLRGLSVIIPHVARFQHLASLRLHYVHGDSRQPSVDGEDNFRYFLAQMGRFTCLRELSMGSSLLSGRLDQLLSTLQSPLESLELAFCALLPEDLRFLARSPHADHLKKLDLSGNDLSGSQLEPFQGLLRAAAATLLHLELTECQLADTQLLATLPVLTRCTSLRYLGLYGNPLSMAGLKELLRDSVVQAELRTVVHPFPVDCYEGLPWPPPASVLLEASINEEKFARVEAELHQLLLASGRAHVLWTTDIYGRLAADYFSL, from the exons ATGAG GTGGCTTCTTGCCTGGCCCAGCGCCATGCACACGCTTGTGTTCCTGAGCACACGGCAGGTGCTCCAGTGCCAGCCAGCTGcctgccaggccctgcccctgcTGCCTCGAGAGCTCTTCCCCCTGCTGTTCAAGGTGGCCTTCATGGACAAGAAGACTGTTGTGCTTCGAGAGCTGGTGCACACGTGGCCCTTCCCACTGCTCAGCTTCCAGCAGCTGTTGCAGGAATGTGCCCACTGCAGCCGGGCCTTGCTGCAAGAGCGTCCCAGCACAGAGAGCATGCAGGCTGTGATCCTGGGGCTGACGGCCCGGCTCCACACCCCAGAGACAGAGGCTGGCACACAGCCTCTCTGCAG GAAGCATGCCCTGCGAGTGCTGGATATGACAGGCCTCCTGGACGATGGCGTGGAGCAGGACCCTGGCACCATGAGCATGTGGGACTGCACAGCAGCGGTGGCCCGCACCTGCATAGCACAGCAGCAGGGCGGGACTGCGGAGCCTGGGCTGGCCCCCATTCCTGTGGAGGTTCGTGTGGACCTGCGGGTGAACCGGGCCTCGTATGCGTTCCTGCGGGAGGCACTGCGAAGCAGCGTAGGCAGTCCCCTGCGGCTCTGCTGCCGGGACCTGCGGGCTGAGGACCTGCCCATGCGCAACACTGTGGCTTTGCTGCAGCTGCTGGATGCGGGCTGCTTGCGCCGTGTGGACCTGCGCTTTAACAACTTGGGTCTGCGTGGCCTGTCTGTTATCATCCCACATGTGGCCCGCTTCCAGCACCTGGCCAGCCTGCGGCTGCACTATGTGCACGGGGACTCCAGGCAGCCTTCTGTGGATGGTGAGGACAACTTCCGTTACTTCCTGGCCCAGATGGGCCGCTTCACTTGTCTGCGGGAGCTCAGCATGGGCTCCTCTCTCCTCTCGGGACGGTTGGACCAGCTGCTCAG CACCCTGCAGAGCCCTCTGGAGAGCCTGGAGCTGGCCTTCTGTGCCCTGCTGCCCGAGGATCTGCGCTTTCTGGCACGGAGCCCCCATGCTGACCATCTCAAGAAGTTGGACCTTAGTGGCAATGACCTGTCCGGCAGCCAACTAGAGCCTTTCCAGGGTCTGCTGCGGGCGGCTGCGGCCACACTGCTGCACCTGGAGCTGACTGAGTGCCAGCTTGCCGATACCCAGCTGCTGGCCACGCTCCCTGTGCTGACGCGCTGCACCAGCCTCCGCTACCTCGGCCTCTATGGCAACCCGCTGTCCATGGCGGGCCTCAAGGAGCTCCTCCGGGATTCAGTGGTGCAGGCTGAGCTACGCACAGTGGTGCACCCCTTCCCTGTGGACTGTTACGAAGGCCTGCCCTGGCCACCGCCTGCTTCTGTTCTGCTGGAGGCTTCCATCAACGAGGAGAAGTTCGCTCGTGTGGAGGCCGAGTTGCACCAGCTGCTACTGGCCTCAGGCCGTGCTCATGTGCTGTGGACCACAGACATTTATGGGCGCCTGGCTGCAGACTACTTCAGCCTATGA